The proteins below come from a single Halothiobacillus neapolitanus c2 genomic window:
- a CDS encoding monovalent cation/H+ antiporter subunit A, whose protein sequence is MNSLIPIVLLPFLSAPFVAWIGGRSRRAAAWSAAVATLLCLALLGGLISQLVHTNGLNVAHVISFNWMPSIGLEFAFRIDGLSLLFTGLILIIGLLVVAYARYYLAAQDSAARFFASLMLFMGAMLGIVLSENLIQMVVFWELTSLSSFLLISFWQQRKEARYGARMALAVTGLGGLALLGGVLLLGHVAGSYNLSVILDAGDQVRESPLYLPILLLILLGAFTKSAQFPFHFWLPNAMAAPTPVSAYLHSATMVKAGLFLLARLFPVLSGTNEWLLLVGGAGLITFLLGAYTALFKHDLKGLLAYSTLSHLGLITLLFGFGTPMAAVAAVFHLINHATFKASLFMVAGIVDHETGTRDMRRLGGLARKMPHTAALAIVAASAMAGVPLLNGFLSKEMFFSEAVDVAQDFGSSWALPLLVTLGGVMSVAYSIRFIHDTFFGTPSPDLPTEIHEPHRGMRIPIDILVLVCLAVGLFPALLVGGLLNLAAGAVLNAPPPYFSLALWHGFNAPLMMSSIALVGGLLVYLARRPLTRWHEHSLGRISARAVYDHLMVLMQTAAETVTHRFDQERLQSMVFWTTGVAIVAGLIGFLRYQAPLFGNDSQAAPFDALTAAGMVIMMGVSLWLVRHHRQRLFALLLMSVLGLGVSLLFVRFSAPDLALTQLSVEVITVILMLLALRYLPQQTRSELDPKNRPRIRRDAVIAVLSGVGIALFTYAVMSRDYETIAGYFLANSLTEGGGHNVVNVILVDFRGYDTFGEISVLALAALGVYALLQGMRLPPAVSAPIASGRIAHAQLLQTVSRLLLPMTLMFGIYILLRGHNAPGGGFISGLIIASALMTQYLAQGIDSSERALSVPTHGAIALGLFLALGTGLGSIVLGYPFLTSAFTHVHLPVVGDVEVASAMLFDLGVFFVVMGASVLMLTQMAKLTQVEPTVHASGQVAK, encoded by the coding sequence ATGAATTCGTTGATTCCAATCGTTCTTCTCCCCTTCTTAAGTGCACCCTTTGTTGCGTGGATTGGCGGTCGTAGTCGCCGTGCTGCGGCTTGGTCTGCCGCAGTTGCCACGCTTTTATGCCTAGCTTTGCTTGGGGGCTTGATTAGCCAGCTTGTGCACACAAATGGTCTAAACGTTGCGCACGTCATCAGCTTCAACTGGATGCCTTCGATCGGCCTTGAATTTGCCTTCCGCATTGATGGCTTGAGCTTGCTCTTTACCGGCTTGATTCTGATTATCGGCTTGCTGGTCGTGGCTTATGCCCGTTATTACCTCGCTGCCCAGGACAGTGCGGCACGGTTTTTTGCCAGCTTGATGCTGTTTATGGGTGCCATGCTGGGGATTGTGCTTTCAGAGAACCTGATTCAGATGGTTGTGTTCTGGGAGCTCACCTCGCTGTCTTCTTTTCTTCTCATCAGCTTCTGGCAACAGCGTAAGGAAGCCCGTTATGGTGCGCGGATGGCATTGGCCGTCACCGGTTTAGGTGGCCTGGCTCTGCTCGGGGGCGTGCTTTTGCTCGGACATGTGGCCGGCAGTTATAACCTCAGCGTGATTCTCGATGCGGGTGATCAAGTCCGAGAAAGTCCATTGTATCTGCCGATTTTGCTGTTAATTCTGTTGGGGGCATTCACCAAATCGGCGCAGTTTCCGTTCCACTTCTGGCTGCCCAATGCGATGGCCGCGCCAACGCCCGTTTCTGCTTATCTGCACTCCGCCACCATGGTCAAGGCCGGGCTCTTTCTGCTGGCTCGCCTGTTCCCCGTACTTTCCGGCACGAATGAGTGGTTGTTGCTGGTCGGCGGTGCCGGACTGATCACGTTCCTGCTTGGTGCCTACACGGCATTATTCAAACATGATCTCAAAGGTTTGCTGGCCTACTCGACCCTAAGTCATTTGGGATTGATTACGCTTCTGTTTGGCTTTGGAACACCCATGGCCGCCGTAGCCGCCGTGTTTCATCTGATCAATCACGCCACATTCAAAGCTTCACTATTCATGGTTGCGGGTATTGTCGATCACGAAACCGGCACGCGCGACATGCGCCGTCTCGGTGGTTTGGCGCGCAAGATGCCGCATACGGCCGCACTGGCCATCGTGGCAGCATCGGCCATGGCGGGTGTTCCCCTGCTAAATGGCTTTTTGAGCAAGGAGATGTTTTTCAGCGAAGCAGTCGATGTGGCGCAAGACTTCGGCTCCAGTTGGGCCCTGCCACTGCTGGTAACCTTGGGGGGTGTGATGTCGGTCGCCTACTCCATCCGCTTCATTCACGATACGTTTTTCGGCACACCCTCGCCTGATCTGCCCACTGAAATTCACGAACCGCATCGCGGTATGCGCATTCCGATCGATATCCTGGTGCTGGTGTGCCTTGCCGTCGGGCTATTTCCTGCCCTGCTCGTGGGCGGTTTACTGAATCTGGCTGCTGGTGCGGTACTCAATGCCCCACCACCTTATTTCAGCCTTGCGCTCTGGCATGGGTTCAATGCGCCGCTGATGATGAGCAGCATCGCCTTGGTGGGTGGTTTGCTGGTGTATCTCGCGCGCCGCCCGTTGACTCGTTGGCACGAACATAGTTTGGGACGAATAAGCGCCCGTGCCGTCTACGACCACCTCATGGTTCTGATGCAGACCGCAGCGGAGACCGTGACTCACCGTTTCGATCAGGAACGCCTGCAATCCATGGTTTTCTGGACGACCGGCGTAGCTATTGTTGCCGGCCTGATTGGCTTTTTGAGATATCAGGCACCACTTTTCGGTAACGATTCGCAGGCCGCACCGTTTGATGCGCTAACGGCTGCGGGCATGGTCATCATGATGGGCGTGTCTTTGTGGCTTGTGCGTCATCACCGACAGCGATTGTTTGCGCTCTTGTTAATGAGTGTGCTCGGCTTGGGGGTCTCCTTGCTCTTTGTTCGTTTTTCAGCGCCTGATCTGGCGTTGACGCAGCTCTCGGTTGAGGTCATTACGGTCATTTTGATGCTTTTGGCACTGCGTTATCTGCCGCAACAAACCCGTTCGGAGCTTGATCCGAAAAATCGTCCACGAATCCGCCGTGATGCTGTAATCGCCGTACTCAGTGGGGTGGGCATCGCACTATTTACCTATGCTGTCATGTCGCGTGACTACGAAACGATTGCCGGTTATTTTCTGGCAAACAGCCTCACGGAGGGCGGTGGTCATAACGTCGTCAATGTGATTCTCGTCGATTTCCGTGGATACGATACCTTCGGTGAGATCAGCGTTTTGGCGCTGGCCGCACTGGGCGTTTATGCCCTGCTACAGGGGATGCGACTGCCACCTGCTGTCTCCGCTCCCATCGCCAGCGGGCGGATCGCGCATGCCCAATTGTTGCAAACAGTATCGCGTCTGCTGTTGCCGATGACGTTGATGTTCGGTATCTACATTCTGCTGCGCGGGCACAACGCGCCCGGCGGTGGGTTCATTTCGGGTTTGATCATCGCCAGTGCACTGATGACTCAATATCTCGCTCAGGGCATCGATTCAAGCGAACGCGCTCTGAGCGTGCCCACACACGGTGCGATTGCTCTTGGCTTGTTTCTCGCACTGGGAACGGGCTTGGGCTCGATTGTTCTTGGCTATCCGTTCCTGACTTCGGCATTCACTCACGTGCATTTGCCCGTTGTTGGTGATGTTGAAGTCGCTTCCGCCATGCTGTTTGATCTCGGCGTATTCTTTGTTGTCATGGGTGCCAGCGTGCTCATGCTGACCCAAATGGCCAAACTCACACAGGTTGAGCCCACTGTTCATGCTTCCGGGCAGGTGGCCAAATGA